The genome window TGCCTCGCGGGCGCGGGTATTACAACCTCGTATCCGCGGGCATTTTACCCGTTGCCATCTGTAGGAGCGACGCGAGGGCCTAGCCTGAAAAGATTGAAAATGGTATTTTTACCTCATGGCATTTAAAGCACATTAGCTCCAACACCAAGCGTCCAAGCCGAGCATTAGCTATCTACTGCATACTCGTCTAATTACGTTGAGCACGGGGCCATGGTGACCGCGGTAGAGGTCGCACTACAGGATTCtatgtaattcccgtcggttcagaACCAACGGGAATAAGCCATAAACCGACGGAAATTAGTAATTCCTAATTCCTGTCGGTATCTGGTTACTTCCCGTCGGCCAACAGAGTTAGATGTCGGAGATAAGTTAATTCCGGTCGACTTGAATGCTGACCACGACAGGAGACGTGGCCGCGGTGCACAGCCTCCATCACATCGTCAAGGAACAAGTCGTGGTTGTGGCTCCTCTTCGCGCCCGGTCTGTCAGATCTGTGGCAAGGAGGGCCACACCGCTGTCCACTGCTGGCACAGGAACGATGATAGCTACAATCAAGAACCTCCATCGGCGACTATGGCTACCAGTGCCTCGTACAAAGTCGACCAGATCTGGTATAATGACACCACGGCGATCGACATATCACAAGTGATCTCGACCCTCTGACGATGCGTGAACGTTACCAGGGTGGTGATCAAGTTCAAGTCGGCAATGGTATAGGTTTGTAGATTTTACATATCGGTCCTCCATTAATTTTGTTGATCGCTCACTTGCTTTGCATCATGTTCTTCATGTTCCTGATACGACAAAACATCTGATCTTAGTTCATAAATTTTCACGCGATAATGATGTATTCTTTGAGTTTCACCCTTGGCACTTTTTCATTAAGATCGGTAAACAAAGACAACGCTTCTGGAGGGCAAGTGTAACGGGGGGCCTCTATCCACTCAAACTAGATGATGTTGCTTCCTTATCCCATGCTCTTCTTAGTCAATCTGTTAGCTGTGACCATTGGCATGCTAGCCTTGGTCACCCGTCAAGTCCAGTAGTTAGATATATCTTGCACTTCAATAATATTCCATGTTCCCGGGATTTTGATTCATCAGTTTGCAATTGCAATGCTTGTCAGCTTGCTAAGAGCCACCAACTACCATATACATCTGCTCTTCATAATTCCACTAGTCCATTAGAACTTAGTTTTCTGATGTATGGGGCTCTGCTCCTATATATTTTTGTTGGAGGATATAAATATTACATCAGCTTTATCAATGACTTTAGTAAATTCACTTGGATTTATCTTATGCATGATCGTTATGCAGCTTCCCGAATCTAATACATTTACTAAATTCTTAATGTGCAGCCGAGCCGACCCTAAAAAGTATGCTGGCCTCAATCAGCTTGCTCAGAAATTCCTTGAAGGGGTGCAAAGTTCGTCTGGAAGACAGACCTTCACTAGCTTATGTAGAAGGGGTTGTTGAGGAAATTCGCCAGGGTGCTACTATGGAGTGCCCTATCTGTCTTGACTCAGCTTCAGATGATCCAGTACTCACGCCTTGTGCACACCGGATGTGTGGTGAATGCCTTGTTTCTAGCTGGAGCCTGGAGGACTCCAGTTGGAAGTCACACCAGCAAATCTGACCTGATCATATTGCCTGCTCAGAGTCGTTTCCAGGTGGATGCCAAGAATAACCGGAAGGACTCATGCAAAGTGAAAAAAAAACTTATAATGATGCTGGAGAGCCTTcagaagaaaagggagaagagCATTGTATTCAGCCAGTTTACTTCCTTCGTCGATCTTCTGGAGACCCCCTTCACTCAGAACTTCAGAAGGGTATCAAGTTCTTGTGGTTTGATGGCAAGCTGAGCCAGAAGCATAaagaaaaagttctgaaggagtTCAGTGAAAGTCAGGACAAGCTGGTATGCCTGAGCAATTTATAACCATGCTCCTATTTTCCTTTGCACACACGTTCAATTTTTTCTTGATGCATACTGAATTTTGGTATGAAAAACAGGTGCTAATGATGTCACTCAAAGCTGGAGGTGTAGGGCTAAATCTAATTGCTGTCTCCAATGTTTTTTACGATGGTAATTATACTGCATCCTGTCAATCCAGTACATCTTAGGTATCACCTAGTTTGTCATGTTGAGGTTTTGGCACTCCGATATACAGGATCCATGGTGGAATCCAGCTGTGGAAGAGCAGGCTTTCATGAGAATTCACCGTATTGGGCAGAAAAGAGAGGTCCGAGTCAAAAGCTTCATCGTCAAGGTAAGACAAGTGATGGCATCTCTATCCCTCTTGACGGGCATCATGGGCCGAGCCTGTTTGCTGTCCCAGGATCTCAAATGCTTGGCCTCTGCTGTCTTCATTTCAGGATACTGTCGAGGAGCTAGCGGATGCAACAGGTCCAAATGCGCAAGCAGAGGATGGTTTCTGGGGCGCTCACTGATGAGGAGATTCGTGGCGCTCGCATTGAGCATCTCAAGATGTTGTTTAAATGATTGCTGCCATGAACTCCCGATGTGTATAGCTGACGCTATGTCGTTGATGCTTTTGTAGGAGTATTATCTGGGTTCAGATCATTGTAGATGGGGATGGAGTGGGTGGAACCTTGCCCTTTGGATTTTGTGTATATCTCCCCCATGCTAGTATGCATTTCATGTAGAGTTGTTTCTTTATGGTGTTGAAACATCCTATGAAAATCGTAGTCTACTATTGCTGGTCCTTGTGGTATGTTGCCGCTGATTTTGGATTAGCTTCAGTACGACTGAAGCCTCTATTCTTTCAATGCTCTGAATTTGTCCATTTAATACTCTGTCCATGATAAACTTACTAACAACCAAGGCCGACTCTATTTTTCTAGGTCTGGGAGGGAGCAAGACACTATAGAACCCTTAGATTTGATATTATTTTTTAATGGTAACATGACAATCAATGAAGAATTATCTAATGGTCTAAATAATTATGATGTAATGACACTACAAATATTAGATAAAAGCGCTCACCTATTTAAATATATTGAAATCAATATTACTGTATACATATATATTAGGAGCCCAGGCTTTCCCATGGCTACCGGAAGCCCAGCCACTCACTGGTCCACACCCAACAACCAGGCACCAGACCAAACCACCTACTCAATGCGCCTTAGTCAAACCTTTGGTCCTGTACCCAACCCTCGTGTGCGACGCACGTCATAAATCGtggttctgttttttttttgcgcAAATAGTGTAAATAGTTCAAAAAATAGCGTAAATATTTCATAGAGACAGCCAGCCACTAGCCCACATCCACATATGCAAACGCATGCAtgcagatcctatttttatggtagatccAATAATTATCCCAGATTATGAGAGTTTTCATTACATGTGCGTAAACTTTGG of Zea mays cultivar B73 chromosome 8, Zm-B73-REFERENCE-NAM-5.0, whole genome shotgun sequence contains these proteins:
- the LOC103636031 gene encoding uncharacterized protein; its protein translation is MQSEKKTYNDAGEPSEEKGEEHCIQPVYFLRRSSGDPLHSELQKGIKFLWFDGKLSQKHKEKVLKEFSESQDKLVLMMSLKAGGVGLNLIAVSNVFYDGSMVESSCGRAGFHENSPYWAEKRGPSQKLHRQGYCRGASGCNRSKCASRGWFLGRSLMRRFVALALSISRCCLNDCCHELPMCIADAMSLMLL